tttatgtgccattattttgcttattcacgtactattttaatcaaaataatattaagaaagatctgtatgcattcagatagtattattattgttcatacttacacatcaaaagaggattgctgagatatttgcggatatacttctacatttgaaaaacgtgtccaaaatggtgaccaacgaatactagcaatgcattgtggtatataaccggaaaatatgctgggttcgatattttctcaacgtatgcgtttattaatgttgtcgatattatggttgaaatttaacattgataatacatcgcagctatgtgccccctgctatgagctgatgtgcaattttaacgcatgcagttagtaaggatcggtcactgttgtatggtattatatataatgacattatggaataggatggggacaggcctggcatcacggagggaggggggaatgtcgccccttcagttttgggcaaaaagatttacctaacttaatttgcgccctaaaaaaatagttgtactttgtcaatggtcagacaacactaaatgacacgaacagtcactcagtctgtttgatgggcaggagggctatccgtccaggaactgcacatatcagtgtcgttattgagtgtcaacattacgatcctgtttgctcaggtggaccgattccttgcagtagtttatcattatacttaaaatcgttatataactaggactagttatagcagtctgtgctttctgttggttttacaacatttctttcttaacgattcagaacgtccatgtagctgcaaaaatgaacgcttatgatacttttcgctccaggcaatacaaaccgtgagagtgacgaaaaatgtgaaactgaacttcattgcaaataccagattgctagtcgttatcttctatcatgaagcactaatcaatggcatagccgctggaagaggtcctcaacggcacgcctcgcttccacgcaacgctcggcccccgccaccgccgccttgtctggccccctgGCTGACTcgggggcaggatccggcatGCTCGCTCCCTGgcgactgctgctgctgccgccgccgctgcctctttttcccccggctccggcaagtccgcgtccctcggccttcaccgggcctgccctccaccaggtgcagtcgctccccctgccacaccaactcctaccggtccaagtccaaactggcccccactcactgcagtaggtccagccccagaatgcagtcctcctggatggctgcaaggtagcaggggtggcgcaccgtcgctgcacccagacggaaggcaagcacctgtttcccccggactgcagcgagctgtcccgtcacggtcctcagccgcaggctggaggcctcccatcttggggggttggtgccctcggtgtcggggaggacgcccggtcggagtagggttaccgatgaaccggtgtcgagtagggccaggcagggttggtcctcgattcggcagtggaggtacaggccccggctacagccgactcgccccacggtggcgtgaggggcgccggtttttacagcgctctccggagcgggggttgaggtgttcaagggcggccttccccgcgctgagccgccccgttcccgtttcccgacgccgatcgggaaatgcgaggttcgggtgcacagcagaaccgggctcggtgtccccTCTTCCTGCAGTGgttgcaaatcagcgtgcggggctgttccgggGGGTCGCTGCatgggctggctcctcttccccctcgctggattcctccgtcgccgtcttggtcagccggcagggcgcactgcgtctgctggcgcttccagtcaccccgaacactgcctcagcccgtgtagcaagggccaaggcctgctccagcgatgttggcgcggccagctgcacgtggcgccgcagctcctcgggtgagagggccttgagaaaggcctggagagccagctcccgctgcgcctcccgggggaaagttgggtatcctcggcgggcgaggaacatgacatccgcggcgaccgggcccagtcgctctcctggtcggcgccgctgcagggccagcctctcccgcatcaagtccggcgcctcctctacaccgaagcgcagctggagagctgctgccagcgccatgtagtcgcctctgtcctcctccgggatgtccaggagcacctggcatgccgctccttccagcgccgccgccaggtggccggccatctctGCCCGactccagccattcgtccgggccgcgagctggaactgcgcctcataggtctcccaaggcgcctcaccatcatagcgacctggtcgcacccgcgccgatgggtgtgggaatcgctgatcggctccggcagggagggcatcctctctccaattctactggcgggaccactactgggtagccctggtaagggctgtggccacctgtcgcacccaggagttgctcaggctccctatgtgcgccgccgatgggttctgcgACTTTCAGCATCAGCCGGCGCTTTACggaatcgggtagtgtctgccacgagttgttcattctgcccgcttctgacaccaatgtagcatttgcaggttctttttcagaactaaagaacagtggagacgcgattaaccaagcactagctttatttaacaaccacacaaaaccaaacacaggatctacacacacaagaggagactgacggaacacgtacacatatttagggtggtaattacctaacaacacactatacttttacaggactacacagggcactagaattactaggacattatttacacaggtagggtcagccgctggtcatcgtgctgaccctcagactctccccggctaccactcccagcatgcccagtgGTACTACGAGcacctaggggcgcttcctcctcaccaccaggcgagggcgttacaatactgTAGCAATATATAGCTGTTTGTATTAccatattccactttctttgtaaacatctgcgtcaatttcttttattctttGATTCATTCACATTAAATCCGCTTTACCACTAAAGGAAagttttggtagctgagcataaaaataacggGAGCATAAAGTCTCTGAACGTCATAAACagtattcatttaggaacataaatatataatacagtacaaactgtCTATGGCTGGAAATGgtagtttaaatgaaaaatacacaacagtatccCACTTTCTTGATTTTATGCATCAACGTTTTTCACTcggtcacttactgtggttattttgaaaaagtTTTGACATGCTCGTTCAGACTAtattcatttcaaattaatttttgttttcagctattttcaaaataaattttacAGTTTTGTTGTAGGAAGCTAAAGTTTACGCTAACATTTAATGCACAAGAAGGGCTACCTATTGATCGTCTTTGGTCAGTGAATCACGATGTTCGCTGTGGGATGGTGAAGCAAAGCTCAGCCCCTGTAACACATTAATGAGTTTTAAtgcacattctgaatggctCCATCTGTATGTAGAAGAAGAGAAGTGCCCTGCCTGGTCTGTGGGTGCACTGGTGGTTTTAAGAGATAAAAAGAGCCTGTGTCAAAAGAAAAATGGTCCTAGCGCTTTTTCATAATTGCTAGgtggtgtaaaaaaacaaaagtagttCCTGCATATACTGCAGAGttcacctactgtatctgtgaCAAATTCTATGGAAAAAGTAAAACTTTTAAAGTAAAAGTTTTTGGATTGTCTTTCTTTACTAAACATATCACAACGGTAGCTACTTCTCAAGATAATATTCAAATAAAGAAGGACAGCAGATTAATGAGATCTCTAATGAAATCTCTTGGCTCTTCACCACATCTTAATTAACCAAAAGAAATACACTGGTTCCCACAGGCAAGCTCAGTAACAGCAGGAGGGGCTACTAGAAATACTTTATAAATTGAGAAGCAAAGAAGATACTAGCAATACTTGAAAGATAAatcttacagattttttttggaGTAGACAGAGTTTGAGTGGGAAAAAGCAGCATTTCTAAGGAAGAGGAAGTAGAATTTTTCTCATATAATGGATTTAAATGAAATAGGGGGACATCAAATAGTGCAGTACTGCTTTGCTTCCGACAATACATCTTGCACAAAAGAAACTCGATCCACAGCTGTTTATGTcattttatatgttttctttatatCAGTGGTGATGCTGACAGTGTGTGGAAACCTGATGGTGATCATCTCTATCTCTCACTTCAAGCAGCTCCACACACCAACTAACCTTCTCCTGCTCTCTCTGGCTGTGGCAGACTTTCTAATAGGGCTGATTGTGATGCCTTTGGCAATGATCAGATATATAGAAACCTGTTGGTATTTTGGGAggacattttgtattattttctattcTGTTCTCTTCATTCTTTCAGTTGCTTCTCTCATTAATGTTGTTTTCATAAGTATTGATCGGTATTTTGCTGTGTGTGACCCACtgcaatattataataaaataacagttaatGTTATGTGCCTATATATAATATTCATTTGGTCATTCTCCgtattttatgtgttgatgATTGTTACTTGTAATATTAATGTTATAACCTCTGCAGGTGCAAATGCCTGTCTAGGGGAATGTGTTTTTGAAATTAGTGCATCCTGGGTTATAGTTGATATGTTAGCTACTTTTATTTTGCCTTGCTCTATAATGATATGTAtctacataaaaatatttattgttgcCAAAAGTCACGCACATGTGATCAAAACTGTTACTGAGCAACTGACATATCGAAGTGGAAGAAACACTAAAGTTTCCAAAAGATCTGAAATAAAAGCAGCCAAAACCTTAGGAACTGTAGTGGCTGTATTCCTTCTGTGTTTCCTGCCCTATTATATTGGCAGTCTAGTTCAAGGAGATCTTAGTGTCTCTTCTTCAGTAACTAActcattaatttttattataaatacaaGCTCTGCAATGAATCCTATTATTTATGCTTTGTTTTATCCCTGGTTTCAAAAGTCAgtgaaagaaatattaaaattccGGGTATGTGATCGAGCATCCAATCTTATCAATTTGTTCCCTGAAAATCAATGAATTTTGCATGCATACTAAACTAAACATCACTTTGTTTCatgtaaatgtatttcattGTATATGAACATTATTCATACACgctaaataaagtaaaaataaaataggagcGGAAAATGAGTTTTgcaaatgtacagatgcagccatttaaagtgcgcggcacagacacgtaccggaggtaattggctacggcctcgagcatcgtgacgcgcgatgacgcaaaatagcacggtacgtgattggttgaccgacaggggcactcgtggtgcgttggtcggtcttagaaagatttaaatgtctttactgtgcccgttttagtattgaatatttatatggaattttaccactgaagggaaatcttagtacctgagcataaaaagaataggagcatactgtaacacgtgtgaacatatacatacagtatatggctggtctcagtactttaaagaaaacatacacaccagtatttcatttctccctaaacattttaagcatcgaagtctttaactaacatgataccggagtcaacaagcatactttcagaatttgattaaaagggaatataatatggaatcgcgaatctaaagaaattaataacgatataattatattcatgtaccgcaacacaagaatagtacacgctgtacgatgtctattgataatgtttgtagggctttttcaacactcctcatgtgaccttgccggtggcactgtgggttacgttcctgactcccacattACACaagttgggtgttcaaatccagctggaaccattactttttttttttaacaaacatttctttgaaaaaataaaatctttccctggctcagagattaaataaaacttcactcgcaccaaacaaaattatatttctaaatatcacaacatgattgaatttaagtcattttaataacaatggatagttacctatgcgttacaatataaacatttatattgatttaaattgggtttaaatcgcctttatttaaaacccagaaataaagctgatactgtttagacttttaattatttaaaactgtattacagcagcataatgcacaatgcaacgtaaatcgctatctttgtcttctgcgtaataatgttcacctctctgtctgtcaaattaacaatagtaataataatgaactttattgtatatggcgcctttaatggtggctcctcaaagcgctttacatgataaaaacaataacaacagtactgttcggctgggcaaacgatttttttttttaaagaaatacaaaatgagatataatgatgggttccggcttagacattaacaaagagcataacatgggggcggcgtagcggtcggctctggctttcccatctataccgatgtactgcaagtacaacccctctctctgcggggaggagagcagagtaatgtaaactcatagatggggattattaggaggccatgattggtaagggccaatgggaatttggccaggacgccagggtaatacccctactgttttcaagaaacaccctgggattttcagtcattttatgtctcatctgaaggatggtgcctgtttacagaatagtgtccctgacactatactggggcattaggacccacatggaccgcaaggtgagcgccccctgctggccccactaacacctcttccagcagcaatcttagtttttcccaggaggcttcccatccaggtactgaccaggctcacacctgcttagcttcagtgggttgccagttctgAGTAGCAGAGCTGGGGCTGCTGTTTCCCAATTATTTTTCCTGCCATTTTCACAAGCTTGGACAGTTTGATTTTGCTTTTCAACCCCAGGATTCCATACTATACTGTCATGTTAAATCCCAGGATGCCCTCAACAAGGCTTTTATATGCCCTCTCTAGGACATTTTGACTCATAAGTTCTTGAGTCTTTGAATTAAAACCCCCCTCTGACTtgctttcttaaaaatgttGTCTATGTTCTCAGTGTAACTCAGCCTCTGATCAATATGTGTTCCTCATTCCATACATTTGGCTTAAAGTGAGCTGAGAGCCACAGTTCTAATATCTTTGAGTAATTTAGCCCCTGGCTTTTTCGGAGTAGGTATAACTGTAGATACTTTCCATATGTCTGGCACTGTATGGACATTGGGCAAGAACTGAAAAAGCTGGGTAAAAACCCCTTTAAGCTGGCTAACACAGACTTTTAGCACCTCCCCCCTTAAACCGTCAGGTCCTGGTGCTTTGTTTGTTTTGATGCATGCTagacacacagctacctcctatTCTGACAATTGTATGGGTGGGCGTATGGGAACTTCTGGAGTCTGTGGAGTCAAACTTTCTATAAAACTGATTAAGTTCATTGACAAAATAAGTACAGTCTGCAATATGTATGTTTTGCACtgtcttctctctccccatcatTATATTTAGTCCATCCCAGGCCTGCTTTGCattacacatgtactgtaaagcttctgctcagttttctttttaaaatctttcttaGCCCTCCTTACTTTACTTCGAAATTCCTTCTCTTTCTCCCTGACCACGCCTGTATTAAAGGCAGACCGCTACTCATTTAGACACATCTTAAGTTTCTTGACACACATGCCTTATTTTTGGGAAAAATTccaaaaaatattactgtattattgtGTTTTCACAAAACTGGATACACAATGTTATGGCACCCGTTAGCCTGTGTGCGTCGAGACATGAGCCAAGAAACACCTGCCATTCTGTGGTGTCAAAGCAGTGTTTAAGTTCCTCCTTACTCTCCTCCAACCACAGCTATACAGATTTTATACAGAGCTGTATAGGGTTTTTCACGTTTAATCTTCTTTCTGTATTTCAGCAGAAGATGATTAATGTTGTGGTCAGATTTACTGAGAGGGGGCCTGCACACTGCTCTATAAGTGTCAGTAATGTTTCCAAAGCACTTATCGAGGACACATGTTGAGCCCGTCGGacatgtgatgtactgtattgctgACGGGCAGGAAGGAcattgaagaagaaaaataataatgttgtttTGTCCATCACTATACAAACAAATAGTCAAATAGCATAATAAGATAACTggtgaaacacaaacaaaccgAAAGTGATGATGAACTGTgcagcggcaatgcttgttaataagacagaattaagtgttgctgtgctttcccaaatgaggccccatctctctgttcatctctgtggtgcagccccagagaaactattcatgcaggttgatttaaggtttctattgataagggacagctcccaaatggggatgcacttagctaagtctggctatcatgatcaatggtcatccattgacgCCTaactgtctagggagtgccagatgaaCATCTGggctgcattcctaagtgtcaggagtaagtgactcatatctcaccttgattaaccaatcagggattggtagggctgagtaacccacatgggtctctgatgcccaggaaactttcagccaatgaacgggctgaagttcctccaggtaaaaacaggcaacacagagagcctggagtaGGAACAATTGTAGGAGAATtcaaggagaattccaggggtgcgagacaattccagggcaggatggcccaggagcagaaaggctcccaagggcaggacattctcacagcgcgcctcctgaacatcctgagactcagcccggacaaccacggaacggccgtgtgtccgagtgccagaactttcctctgttctaagagtctacagcggaggttgccagagagtaaccagaagatccacccgaggttagcaccagcagcaggccttgtgaacaggttggaactgtggacagctgaatcagtatgcagaactagcacttcatcaggaacaaactggtcctcttcctgacctgctgggacccacagtcacacttttctcctgtgcacaaacttcacagctagttaaagccaaaactaactagccggtcttcagagaacatcagcagcgcaacgtcgcaagccgtacagcacagcctggcacagagccagagggtgcggattggacagcaaccaGCCTGCAACTGtctctttgtgcccgcaggagatctgaatccctaaagattggatgagtattcaacttcactgcattactgctcgagaattcaattgttatcccaaccagttgatatcaattttgtatttgttttgagtatctaatgtagaagttataaccaagttcatttacgaaacggtctaaatgaatgatatactgaacgtatgtcctcttgatatatgtaactcttcgtaactgaatgaatatatatcttttgtattcggataaccctcacgataagatctattaggtttacatgcatattttatgtattaataaattgtaTCCTCgagtattagtacctgtgtgtgtgcgttgtttgagttttatcgcatggttggattctaaagccattaaaagaaacctttcgtgatttactgctacaattaataattgtcccagtaaatgcccaaaccctacagaactggtgccttcagagagctaCACTACAGCTGTAATCaccatttcataaaacaaaGCCGTTTTCAGTCTAGTTCATCCCATCCCAAGAGCAGGCCTGGTCTTCTTTATCAACATTGGGTTACCAGGAGTGATGTACCCCACATCAGTACCTGCCATCTCCTGTTGACACTGCAGTGTGAACATACAGATGAGTTCAGAATattgctgctcctgctgctATGAGGGGGGTGGTCCGGCTCTCCATTACTTGGCAGTCCTTGCCTGGACTGGCTGAATGACCCTGATTTCTGTCTTTGTtgagagaaacaaaacaaagacattaacaacaatattaatttaaggatctaatataatatataatatattgtaggcatcctctcacgaggcccCAGTAAATGTCGGGGTTTTGTTCTTAACTGggtcaattattaattgtagcagtaagtcacaaaaatgATTCttctgatggctattagaatcaaccttgcgggataactcaaacaacgcacacacacgggtactaatacacgagaatacatttattaatacaaatgtgcatataaacataacagatcttatagtgagggttagcagaatacaaaggCATATAttcaaaccaagagggacatacattcagtataccattcatttagaccgtttcgtaaatgaacttggttacatcttctacactagatactcaaaagcaagtacatcactcataggaattaaattgacatAAACTgttgttgaggtaacaattgaattctcgagctgtcatGCACAATGTTGAATACTCtcccaatctgtgtggattcagatctcccgcaggcacaaagaaacagtggcaggcttgttgctgtccaatcggcgctctctggctctgtgaCAGGCAGTGCTGTTGCGGCGTGCGACGTggtgggagagattcctgctgcaatgcgctgctgatgctctctgaagaccaggTAGTTGTTGGCTGAAAccagcagagtttgtgcacaggagaaaagtgactgtgggtcccagcaggtcacgTTCTAGAGAGGAAGAaaaccggttcgttcctgatgtacAAACTGTCtatggctggtagtggtagtttaaataaaaaatacacaacagtatcccactttcttcattttatgcatcaacTTTTTTCACTcggtcacttactgtggttattttggaaaagttttgacatGCTCATTCAgactatattaagtttctaTGCTTTGTAAAAAGCTCTAATGTTTTAAGGTACAGGTACAGGTATTATAGATAAATTATTATAGAAGATTGGTAGAACTGTTTTACTCTCTCCATCTTTAGTATTCACCCATTTGTTCATTCACAGCCTTTTTTCCATTCAGCAGGGAATGAACCCTTAACTGTTCCTTTGCAATCTACGCAACGAGAACAATGCTAACACTGAACCaaattttcactcagtttgaacgACTTGTTTGGGCAAGATTTTCAATTTTCCAATGAAACAATCATGACAGAAAAAGTAGTTAAAATAAGcacgtcaaaatgtttccaatataaTCACAAGTGACCGAGTTATGTTTATGAAGGAAGTGGAATACCCTTCCACAACcatctaaataaatatatttgtattaataaattgAAATTGTTCATGACGTtcagaaattcatttttattttcagctattttcagaataaattttaCAGTTTTGTTGTAGGAAGCTAAAGTTTACACTAACATTTAATGCACAAGAAGGGCTACCTATTGATCGTCTTTGGTCAGTGAATCACGATGTTCGCTGTGGTATGGTGAAGCAAAGCTCAGCCCCTGTAACACATTAATGAGTTTTAAtgcacattctgaatggctCCATCTGTATGTAGAAGAAGAGAAGTGCCCTGCCTGATCTGTGCACTGGTGGTTTTAAGAGATAAAAACAGCCTGTGTCAAAAGAAAAATGGTCCTATTGCTTTTTCATAATTGCTAGgtggtgtaaaaaaacaaaagtagttCCTGCATATACTGCAGAGTTCACCTATCTGTGACAAATTCTATGGAAAAAGTAAAACTTTTAAAGTAAAAGTTTTTGGATTGTCTTTTTTTACTAAACATATCACAACAGTAGCTACTTCTCAAGATAATATTCAAATAAAGAAGGACAGCAGATTAATGAGATCTATAATGAAATCTCTTGGCTCTTCACCGCATCTTAATTAACCAAAAGAAATACACTGGTTCCCACAGGCAAGCTCAGTAACAGCAGGAGAGGCTActaaaaatactttataaatTGAGAAGCAAAGAAGATACTAGCAATACTTGAAAGATAAatcttacagattttttttttaatagacagAGTTTGAGTGGGAAAAAGCAGCATTTCTAAGGAAGAGGAAGTGGAATTTTTCTCATATAATGGATTTAAATGAAATAGGGGGACATCAAATAGTGCAGTACTGCTTTGCTTCCGACAATACATCTTGCACAAAAGAAACCCGATCCACAGCTGTTTACGtaattttatatgttttctttatatCAGTGGTGATGCTGACAGTGTGTGGAAACCTGGTGGTGATCATTTCTATCTCTCACTTCAAGCAGCTCCACACACCAACTAACCTTCTCCTGCTCTCTCTGGCTGTGGCAGACTTTCTAATAGGACTGATTGTGATGCCTTTGGCAATGATCAGATATATAGAAACCTGTTGGTATTTTGGGAGGATATTTTGTATGATGTTCTATTTAGTTCTCGGCATTCTTACATTTGTTTCTCTTATTAATGTTGTTTTCATAAGTATTGATCGGTATTTTGCTGTGTGTGACCCACtgcaatattata
This genomic window from Lepisosteus oculatus isolate fLepOcu1 chromosome 2, fLepOcu1.hap2, whole genome shotgun sequence contains:
- the LOC138225501 gene encoding trace amine-associated receptor 13c-like, producing MDLNEIGGHQIVQYCFASDNTSCTKETRSTAVYVILYVFFISVVMLTVCGNLVVIISISHFKQLHTPTNLLLLSLAVADFLIGLIVMPLAMIRYIETCWYFGRIFCMMFYLVLGILTFVSLINVVFISIDRYFAVCDPLQYYNKITVNVIHAHVIKTVTEQLTYRNGSNTKVSKRSEIKAAKTLGTVVAVFLLCFLPYYIGSLVQGDLSVSSSVTNSLIFVINTSSAMNPIIYALFYPWFQKSVKEILKFRVCDRASNLINLFPENQ